Proteins found in one Pyrus communis chromosome 15, drPyrComm1.1, whole genome shotgun sequence genomic segment:
- the LOC137717821 gene encoding probable sarcosine oxidase, with product MEYSGDEFDVIVVGAGVMGSSTAYQTAKRGQKTLLLEQFDFLHHRGSSHGESRTIRATYPEDYYTPLVLESYKLWQQAESEIGYNVYFKANQLDMALANDKFLLAIVESCRKNSVAFSVMNRDQLHQEFSGRVMIPEDWVGVVTEHGGVIKPTKAVSMFQTLALQNGAVLRDNMEVKGVERDGVRGGVWVSTAKGERFWGKKCVVTVGAWTTKLVKTVGGIELPIKPLETTVCYWRIKEGHEGAFAIGGDFPTFASYGNPYIYGTPSLEYPGLIKVAVHGGYPCDPDKRPWGPGNPLAPLKEWIEGMFSGVVDSGGPVATQLCMYSMTPDEDFVIDFLGGEFGKDVVVGGGFSGHGFKMSPVVGRILADLALTGEAEGVELKHFRMARFQENPKGNAKDFL from the coding sequence ATGGAATATTCCGGCGATGAGTTCGACGTCATCGTAGTCGGAGCCGGCGTTATGGGAAGCTCCACCGCCTACCAGACCGCCAAGCGCGGCCAGAAGACCCTCCTCCTCGAGCAATTCGACTTCCTCCACCACCGCGGCTCCTCCCACGGCGAGTCCCGGACGATTCGCGCCACGTACCCGGAAGATTACTACACGCCCCTCGTCCTCGAGTCCTACAAGCTCTGGCAGCAGGCGGAGTCCGAAATCGGCTACAATGTCTACTTCAAAGCCAACCAATTGGACATGGCTCTGGCGAACGACAAGTTTCTCCTCGCCATTGTCGAGAGTTGTCGGAAAAACTCGGTCGCGTTTTCGGTCATGAACCGGGACCAGCTGCACCAGGAGTTCTCGGGTCGGGTTATGATTCCGGAGGATTGGGTGGGTGTTGTGACGGAGCACGGCGGGGTTATTAAACCCACCAAGGCGGTGTCAATGTTTCAAACCCTCGCTTTGCAGAACGGTGCCGTTTTGAGGGATAATATGGAGGTGAAGGGTGTGGAGAGAGATGGGGTGAGAGGAGGGGTTTGGGTATCCACAGCAAAAGGGGAGAGGTTTTGGGGGAAGAAATGTGTGGTGACGGTTGGGGCTTGGACGACAAAGTTAGTTAAAACGGTTGGCGGGATCGAACTGCCGATAAAGCCGTTGGAAACCACCGTGTGCTACTGGCGGATTAAGGAGGGGCACGAGGGTGCTTTTGCTATCGGAGGAGACTTCCCCACCTTTGCTAGCTATGGGAACCCCTACATTTATGGGACGCCCTCTTTGGAGTATCCCGGTTTGATCAAGGTCGCCGTGCATGGCGGGTACCCGTGTGACCCCGATAAGAGGCCATGGGGTCCAGGGAACCCGCTGGCTCCGTTGAAGGAGTGGATAGAGGGGATGTTCTCCGGCGTGGTTGACTCCGGCGGGCCGGTGGCTACACAGTTGTGCATGTACTCAATGACCCCGGATGAGGATTTTGTGATCGATTTCTTGGGTGGGGAGTTTGGGAAGGATGTGGTGGTGGGCGGTGGGTTTTCGGGTCACGGGTTCAAGATGTCGCCGGTGGTGGGGAGGATTTTGGCTGACCTTGCGCTTACTGGGGAGGCTGAAGGAGTGGAGCTGAAGCACTTTAGGATGGCAAGGTTTCAAGAGAATCCCAAAGGCAATGCCAAAGACTTTCTGTAA